One endosymbiont 'TC1' of Trimyema compressum genomic window, TGCTAAAGCATCTGCCATCCCACTTATAAAGTATCTTATGGGACTTGCTAAGAGAATGTTGGTATCAACTAAAACAATTGCAGGGCTGTTTTTTTGAATTTCAAAACTTGTAATATGATTGTGTTTATCGTAAATGACTGCACAACCTGTACAAGGAGCATCTGTAGAAGCTACTGTAGGTACAACTACTAAAGGGATATTTAAATGGTCTGCGAAAACTTTACCACAGTCAATTATTTTTCCACCACCCATTACAACTAAAGTGTTAAATTTTTTTCCAATGGCTATTAATCGATTTATTTCTAAATAGGTGTATTGTCCATTAAATGTTTCAACAGGGAAATGACATAAATCTTCTAGTGTTTTTTAAATCTAGGAATTGCGATAAGAAAAGGTTCTCCTTCTAAGGTGTTAAGTATTTTAGGCAGTTCTTTTAAGGTATCTTCTCCCTGAATATATTTTCCAGAAAAGTGAATATGTTCAATGTGTTCCATTTTTCTATCCTTTCAAATCAAAAAAATATTTTAATTGATTATTTTAGTATAAGGTTTTTGATGAAAAAACAACTATTTAATGCTAAAATATATGTTTTTTATACTTATTGCAAAATATGAAAAAAATCATATACATTAGTACCTTGTTGGTGACTCTGGAGAAGAAATGTTGACATTTTGTAAAATAATATACTATACTTTAGTATGGTTTGATATTATGGGAAGGAGTTTGATAAGATGACTAAAATGAGGAGCAAATTATGTATTGCAGTGATTATGATTTTAACTGTATTTTACTGGCAACTATTTTCAAGGGACATGGCTGTTAAAGGTGGGATGCCAGAAGAACATAATGCAATGGAAGCTGCTTTAACAGAGAATTGGATTGAGTGGACTGGCGGTGATGTAACAATTGACTTTATTTTGAACTATATTGATGCTAAAGCAAAAGTGAGTTTGCGCCAGGAAATCCAACAGTACCGACTGGCTATATGACCAATGCCAATCAATTTGGAGTAGTTATTACTATGGGAGGTAATGATTATATCTACACTTTTGCAGATGGTTCATCTGAATCGTCTGGCGTATTTTTTGCTATTGAGGAAAATGGTGCTCAATCCCCTTATGTTTTGAAGCCATCATTCCCAGCAAATAATAGCTGGAATAATCCTAATGGAATCGTTACAGATTATAAGTATTATTACTCAGGTAATAAGGTTAAAGAAGAAAGTACAATTGAATTAATAACAGGAGAAAAAGTACTTTTTACGCAGATTGTAGAGTTTAAAAATAGTGGTATTTATCACCATGCTTATTTTAAAAATATTGGATTAAATGATATTCCTACTTTTAGAATTTTAAATAAATTGGATACTTATTTAATTCATGATGGTGTTCCGATTTACTATGGTGAGTCTCAACATACATATTACTTGAAAAATGGGGCTTTAAAGCTCCGTGTATCAGGTCTGAATGGTGTTGATGGTAGCCTTGGTACTAGAGAACATCAGAGAATATGGGAAAATGGATTTATAAATACCTATAGAGTATATAATCCAATCAATTTTGAAAATGTGGGGAATCCAGGAGACGTTGCTTTTAGTGGTTAATGGCCAGATGATGATTCAGAAATTATATTTACGCAAGTACCTTTTACTTTAGATGTTGGAGCAACAGCTGAGCAAACTTTTGCGATTAACTTTTTGCCAGCTAATACTGTTACTGTAAATTATTTAGATATCCTTGGTAATTAAGTAGCTGAACCCGATTTTTTAAAAGGGGAATTAGATGCTAAATATGTAGCAGCTGCTAAGGATATTTCTGGTTATTCAATTGACTTAGATAATTACCCAGTAAATACTATGGGGTTTTTCGTGTGTATGAACAAGCAGTGAATTTTATTTATAAAGAAAATGCTCCTTTAACATACAAGGTTACTTATGATGGCAATCTGAATACTGGTGGTACATTGCCTCTTGATAATACCGATTATTTAGAAGGACAATTAATTAATAATCTTGACGCTGGAGATATTATAAAAGATGGATACACTTTTAAAGGTTGGAATACGGCTGCTGATGGTAGCGGAAAATTGTGGGATTATGCAGTTGATACAATGCCAGCAAGGAATATAACACTATATGCTCAATGGGAACCAAATGAAATAGTAACTGTAGGCCCAGAAGTAGAAGAAAAAATACTGATACTGAAAATCAGAGTATCACCGAATTAAGTAAGGAACTACCTAAAACAGGGAATAATTTAAATATAATAGCTAGCGTTGCAATTGTATTAACTGGCATTATATTTAATATAAATGCCATAAGGAAAAATAAATAGTTTTTAGATTAAAACCCATAAGCTAGCTTTAGTTTACGGGGGTTTTAAGTGGTATTTATTTTATTTGATTTTTAAAAGGTATATGAATAAGGAAAATCCCTATTGTTAAATGACTGCCATGTTTGCAAAATTGGGTTTTATGTTTAAGTTTACAAAAAGTCTGTTTTAATATATAATACAGGTATATATGAAGACTTTCTCACTTTGGCTAAGTTGTTTTATAATTTATAAAGGAAGTGAAAAAATGAAAGATTTTTTTGAATTTTCAAAAAGAAGAAGAGAACAAGAAAAGGCAGCTAATGCAAAAGACTTTGCATTAGGTATTGGCATTGGTGTTTTAGTAGGAGCATTAGCAGGTATTTTGATAGCACCTAAAGCTGGAAAAGAGACTAGACAAGATATCAAAGAAACAGCAAGCCAAGTTGCAACAGTAGCAAGGGAAAATGTTAATAAAGCAGTTCAAGCAACAAAATCAAAAGCTCAAGAGTTTTCTGAGGAAGTTAATGAAAGTGCAGAAAAAGCTAAAATCAAAGTCGCTGCAGCGCACAAAGATATTTCTGAAGGAAAAACAAAAAGTTGCAGAAGATATTGAGTTAACGGTAGATAATGTTAAAAAAGATATTAAATAATGCGAAGTGAGGTAAAGGATGAATATACAATTTTCGTTAAATGATTTATTTTCCTTTCTAGGAGGCCTTTTACTTTTTGTAATTGGAATTTTTCTGATTATTCTGCTAGTTAAACTTATAGGTGTTCTTAGTAGAGTTAAAAATTTACTTATAGAAAATAAAGATAATATTAATCGCTCATTAGCTGCATTGCCTGAAACATTAGAAAATGCTAAAGATATTACAGAAGACTTAAAAAATGTATCAGGACAGGTTAAGGAAACTGTTCCTGTTGTTTTAGATCATGTTGAAACAATTACTGGAAATGCAAGAGATAGTGTAGAAATGGTTGGAGAAGTTATTTTTAACATTGGAGAAGGTATTGATGATACTGTTAAGTCATTTAAAGAAGAAACTGCCAGCTATGGAACTTATTTTGCAGGTATTGTAGAGCTTGTTAAATTTATCTATCAAAAATTTTCTAAATAGTTAATAAAGATGACCCTTTTAGCAATTATTTACATGTTAAAAGGGTTTCTTTTTTAGAGAGAATTTAAAGCTTAACTTTGCGTTTTTTCTATTGACTTATTTCAAGATTAAAGATATAATAGTTCTTGCGTTGGATATTCTAGAAATGCAAAAAGCAACCTGTATAATGGGAAATGTTATAATGGGAAATGTTCCCTTATATAATATGGGGCGACGTCGCCAAGTTGGCTAAGGCAGAGGTCTGCAAAACCTTCATTCCCCGGTTCGAATCCGGGCGTCGCCTCCACTATTACTAAAAGCTCTATAATAGGGGCTTTTTTATTTGTTTTTTCTCTGGACAAGCTCTGGACAAATTCTAAAAAAAATGTTGATATCATTTTTTCAAATTGTTCATTTAATACATTTGCTGAAATTTCGATATTTTCTTTATATAGATGCCTGTAAATTTTTTGGATTTGCTTAACAGTTGTATGCCCTACAATTGTTCTCTCACTGACTCCATTTTCCTTTCTTCATTATACTATAGTATAATGAAGAAAGGGTAGACTCATAATGGGTCTACGTAATTCTCATGAAAGAACCTTTTACAACTGGTAGAGATTGGGGTTCTTTTTTATTGATGTCATTTAATACCCATTTTCTGATGCACTGTAGCTTACCTGCGCATTTGTAAAACCTTCAGTTTGTACATAAGTATAGAGGATTGACGGAAGCAGGCTCCCAACTATCCAGATTATTAATAAGTATTCTGGGAAAGCTGTTGGCTTGGGCTGTGGTAAAAAAGGCAATGAAACTAAGATTTATACTGTTAACCCAAATGATTCAACTAATCAAGATTGGATAGCTATTCCGATTAGGCGGTTTACTAAGGAAAATATTGTGATAAGGGTTTTAAGAAGTAAAGAGATGTCATGAGCTTAGGGGATTGATTTCCTCTAGGCTTTTTTACAAGCCACTCAGCTTGTAAATATTGATATGATCTAAATTGTTATGGCATAATAAAACGATAAAATTGTGATTCAAATAAACATGATTTGAAGGATGGGGAATGTGAAAAATAGAAAAATACATATGGAGGTAAGTATGAAAAAAATTGATGATACAACCTTAATAGATTCAAATTGTATTATAAAAATAATGCCTAATAAATCTTTCATTAATGAAGATGTTGATATTACAATAAGTGGGTTGAAATGCAATCAAAAAGTGATTGTTCGCGCTGAGAGTAAAGATTATTATTGTATTAATTGTGGAATGCTTGAACAGGGGAAAAATTCTTTGTGGGAATCATATGGTGTTTTTATTTCTGATGATAATGGAAATATTTTTTTAAAAAGCGCTATGCCAATTGATGGTACCTATAAGGATTGTAATTCAATGGGACTTTTTTATTCGATGAAAATAAAAAATGCGTAATAAAGAGTTGGCGAAAAATCTTTTAGATATTAGTGAAAATCGAAGTTGTAATATTATTTTTACGGTTGAAATTGATGGAAAGGTATTAGCTTCTAAAATACATACTAGACAATTTTGTGATGATACAATAATAAGTAAGAGTATTGTTCAGAAAAATTTTGTTGGACGTTATTTTATTTCTGAAATTAAAAAACAAAGACCTGCAATTATTGTAGTTAGTGGAAGTGAAGGAAGAATTGAAAAGGCACAGGCTATTGCAGAAGTATTAGCTCAACAAGGGTATTCAACATTGGCTGTTTGCTATTTTGGAATGAATGACCACATCACCTAATCTGAATTTAATCCCACTTAAAATTATTGAAAACTCTTTAGAATGGTTGAAAAATCAAGATACTGTTGATAATAAATGCATTGGAATTTATGGGCGTTCAAAGGGCGGAGAGTTAGCACTTATAGCTGCTTCTATTTTTCTAGTATCACTTGTGTGATTGCTAATATGCCTAGTTGTTATATTTATGAAGGGTTAATAAAAGGAAAGCCTTATCATCAATCATCATGGACATATCGAGGTTTAGAATTACCTTATATAAAATTTTCTTTTTTTATTTTGTTTAAAGCAATTATAAAAAAATATTATGAAAAAAGACTATATTAGAGAGATGTATCAGAATATGATTAAAAAATTTATTATAGAGGGTGCGAGTATAGAGGTAGAAAACATTAATGGTTCAATTTTGTTTTTATCTTCAGAGGAAGGTAAAATATGGCCTTCTTTCCTTCATTGCGAAATTGCAACTAAGAGGCTATCTGAAAAAAATTTAAGCATTATTATAAACATCGTACTTATAAAAAAGCTGGACATATGCTTACATTACCTTATCAATCTATTATCAATGATAAAAAATGCAATGGATTTTTGCAGGAATGGGATAAGGCATGCAATGATAGTTGGAATCAAACAATTGATTTTTTAGATAAATGGAGAGCAGGTCATATAAACAAATGAAGATTTAATTGGAAGAAATGGGTTTTTATTGCATAAATTATAATTTATAATATATAATTAAAAAAACATAAAAACTACAGTCTAAATATTTAATAAGAAAGAAGATCAAATATTACATGAGGGAGACAAGGCACAATAAGTTAGAAAGCGTTATACTTTCAAAGGCTGGAATACAGCAAAAGATGGAAGTGGAGAAAACTGGAAATTCAATAAAACAACAATGCCTGATCATAATGTAACACTATATGCCCAATGGCAATGTTGGTGGTAACTGATAAATAAAGTTATTTACAAAAAGAATAATTAATGTTACTATCATTATAATGCTAACAACCTTTTAATTTTTTTCATTTAATGTAAAATTCCCTAGGCAATGAGCTTAGGGAGTTTTGCTATATAAAAATATCAAGGTAGCAAAAAAACGCCTTGATAAAAGTTAGGGGTCATCACATAATTTCTAGCTCTTATCTTGTAAAATGCCCATTCATGAAGAGGGCATTTTACTTTCAAATTATTTTTCCTTCAATAATATACACTTCAAGTCAATTACAAAATTAGGGGTATTTGATATTATATGTTTTAACAATTCCAAAGTGTTTAAGTGCGATGAAATACCTTAAAATTGTTATTTTAAGAATCTGGGTGTTGTCTTCACTATTACTAAAAGTTCTTCAATTGCTATAATGGTCTGTCTTTTTACACCGATTCGTAATAGAAAATATAAGAAATATTTAAAATGTTATCCCTGTATTAATAAGAAAATAGGATATAAAACAGAAGTTAACAAGGGAATTCTTCATAGACTATCCAATGCAGATGAAAAAATGCGATTTACAGATGGCGCCTAATACTAATATTGATTTGCCTATTTTTGGGAATCAAAAGACTATAGAGCTACGTAATTATAAACTTCAGGTTATTTTAGAATCAGATGAAAAATTGGAAGAGGGGTTATCTTTTACTGTTGCTTCTAAGACTTAAAAAATGATTGAGGATGCTGACCAGTCAATACAAAATAGTTAAAAAATATATTTACTAACAATAAAAGATTATTTATTTTCTTAAATTAAATAATTGAAGCAAAAGTGAAAACATAAAAAAAGAAAGGCTATTATAAATAACGAAACTATTGAAATAATGGCTCCAGTATTTGCAAGCTACTGGAAGAATGTCAATAGAGTAGATAGAAAAAGTGAAATTAAGTTTTAATAGAAGTGAAAAAATAGTCTTCTTTGGAATTAGGAGAAAGAATGTTATTAGCAGAGTGGGGACGTATAGGGGGTTGTAGAAGCCCTCAATGTGTTCAAAGCAGGAAAGCTTAATTTGAGCAAAGGAAGAAAAAGACCTACGAAGAATTTCTTCTTTTTTCATATATTTAAAAAGGACTCAACGACAGCATTGTCCCAAGGATGAGAAAGCTTAGAAAAAGATTGAATGATACCAAAAGAATCAAGGAGCTTTCTAAAGATAAAAGAAGTATATTAGGAACCTCTGTCAGAATGAAAAATAAGAGAAGTAGAAGGTTTTTGAGAATAAAAGGCTTTGATAAAAGTATCCTTAACAAGAGAAGTATCAATTTTAAGAGAGAGCTTCCAAGCAATAATTTTACGAGAAAATAAATCCATAATAACACAGAGATAAGCAAAAGAGGCATTTAAATTAATATAGGTAATGTCACTAGCCCAGACTTGATTGGGCTGAGGAACATTAAAATTTTGATTTAGGTAGTTAGGGCAATCAAAATTGGGAATAGACCTCGGATGAATAAACCGAAGTTTGATAGTAGGCATTTTAGGAAGATTCATGTCAGTCATCAGGCGGCTCGCTCTACCAATACTGATGTTGATGCCATAGTCATAGGAAAGAAGAGCCTTAATCTTAGATGGGCCAATACGTCTCTTAGTAAGATGACAAATCTCCGAGAATAAGCTGACGGAGTTTTTAATTCTCAATAGTTCTAGGAGAAAGTTTTTCCGAAAAGTATTTGTAATAGGAGCTGCGGTTCACTTTAAGGACATGACAAAGAAAAGAGATAGCGTGCTGAAAACGAAGGGTATGAACAGCCATTAATCTTTGTCTGAGTGAGGCGTGAATATGGCAATTGCTTTTTTTAAAATGATATTTTCCTCCTAGAGTCGAGCATTACGCTTTTGAAGATCCTTAATCTGCTTAGCGGTTAGAATAGTATCATCATCAATTCTAACCTGAGAATAAAGTTTAATCCACTTGTGTAAAGCAGACATGGAGACACCATATTCTTTAGAAAGTTGGGATTGAGTTTTACCGTTTTGGTGTAAATTAACAATACTTTTTTTAAATTCTTCATCGTATTTCTTGTAATTATTCATAATTTTATCCTTTCTTATGTGTCTACTTATTTAAAACATGTTTCACTTTTTCCTGTCTACTTTTTTAGTATATGTCCAACATGGGAAGATGGTAAGGTATATACAGTAGACAAAGCTTTGGGTCGAGATAGGCGTGCTGCTTTAAAAACAGGGGGACAGGGCATGCGCTATACTTGTAAAATCATGGGAAAAATATCCTACCTTTTTTGAAGAAGGAAAATGGTTTATGGAAGGTAAGTGAGATGAATAAAAATAATAGGAGAGAAAAAGTTTACGACTATATTAAAAAATTTATAGAGGAAAAAGGTATTCTCCTAGTGTGCGTGAAATAGGAACAGGTGTTGGTTTAAAATCTAATAATACCGTTTATTTTCATTTAGAAAAGTTAATAGAAGCAGGACTTTTAGAAAAAGATCCCTTTGAAAGTAGGACATTGCGTTTAAGGAGGAAGGAGGCAGTACCTTTTGTAATGGCGCCTATCCTAGGTAAGGTCACAGCTGGTATTCCCATTTTTGCAGATGAGGAGTATCAGGGTGAGTTTCCTGTTCCAGAAATAATTACTAAGGGAAAAAATGTTTTTGTTTTAACGGTTAAAGGTGATAGTATGATTAATGCAGGTATCCATAATGGAGATTTAGTTATTGTGGAAAAGACATACGTTGCTAATAATTATGATATTGTAGTTGCTTTAATTGGAGAAGAAGCTAATGTTAAACGTCTAGTTAAAGAATAAAATTCATATATTTTAATGCCATAAAATAGTAGTTATAAACCTATAAAAGGGGATTTTATAATTATTGGAAAAGTAATTAGTGTTTTTAAAAGATTCTAAAAATAACCTCTGAGTTCAGATAAATGTTATAATGTAAAACATAGAAGGGCAGGGAGCTCATGAAAGAAAAAACATTTTAAAAAAAGCCTAGCACCACAAAAAGGCATATTCTTTAGGAGAAGAAATTTTTAATTCAACAACCCATCTTGTAGGCAGTGAAATCAGTATTGCGGCATTGGTTATTATGATTGTAATTTCAGTTAGTGTTGGAAGTCCTATAAAATTAGGCTCATCTATAGTTTTGGCATTTCTTTATTGTTACTATATATGATGTCTACTCTATATCACAACATTACGAATCCACGAGCTAAAAACTTTTTTAAAGTTTTAGATCATTGTGCCTTTCAATTTTAATTGCAGGAACCTATCACCCTTTGCATTAGTTGCTATAGGGGGTACTTTCGGTTGGATTATTTTTGGTATTATTTGGCTTAGTTCTTTAATAGGCATTATATTTAATGCTATTGATGTAAAACGCTATAAGCTATTTTCAACGATTCTCTATGTACTAATGGGCTAGGCAATTATTTTTACAATTCAGCCTTTAATTGCTAACATTCCTTTAGGTGGTATTATTCTATTGGCTACAGGTGGGTTATTCTACACTTTAGGCTTGGTGTTTTATTTGATTAAAAGCAAAAAATATTTTTATAGTATTTGGCATATTTTTGTTTTGCTAGGAAGTGTTTGTCATATATTGGCTGTAATATTGTATGTACTCTTATAAGGATAGGAAAAGGTAAATAAAAAAGGAACTGTGTACAGTTCCTTTTTTGAGGTCATATGAAAAGTTTATCGGTAGTAGGTTATTTTTGTTTATAATGTTATTATAGAAGTTCAATATGAGGCATAAGTGTAGTTTGAGTTAAGATTAGGAAAAGATTGGGTAATAAAAATGGAGACTGGTAAAAGTCTCCATTTTTTCGTTTGGAATAAACAAATATTCCAAAACAGGAATGAACATAGAAGAACAATATAGTAACTTCTAATATATGTATTATAAATTACCAGTGTGTTTTCGGTGTGAACTTATTGCTTTTATTTGAGAATAAATTGAAAATACAAACGATTTCATAATAGGATATTTTTATAAATAGGTGAAAAACTAAGTCGGTGATATAATAGAGCTATGTATTAATATACCATATTTATTTTCCGAGTATACTTTTCTAAGTTTTATAAAATATGAATTGTATACCATTGGGTATAAAAGGAAACTTTTATACCTCCCGCATTTGGAAAGGAAGGGCATATTTCAAATAAAGGGAGGTAATTTTTATGTATGGTTATATGGGTAATGTATTAAGAGTTAATTTGACAAAAGGAACAACAGAAGTTGAAGCACTTAATATGGAGGATGCAAAAAAACTATATTGGGTCTAGAGGTTTAGGTGTTAAAACCTATATGGATGAAGTGAATCCTAAGATAGACGCATTAAGTGAAGAGAATAAGGTGATGATTGCAACAGGACCTTTAACAGGAACTTTTGCGCCAACAGGTGGTCGCTATATGGTTATTACAAAATCACCATTGACTGAAAGAATTGGAATTGCTAACCCTGGTGGTTATTTTGGTACACAGTTAAAAAAGCTGGAATTGATATGGTTATTATTGAAGGGAAGGCTTCAAAGCTAACATATCTTTTGATAGAGGAAAATCGTATTGAGTTAAAAGGTGCTAGCCATTTCTGGAGTAAGGTTCTGTCTGAAACTACTAAAATATTAGAAGAGGAAACTTCTTCTAAACATAAAATTTTAGCTATTGGACCTGCTGGAGAAAACTTATCACCACAATGGCAGCTGTAATGAATGATATTGATAGAGCTGCCGGTAGAGGTGGACTATGTGTTGTTCTCGGCTTTAAAAACTTAAAAGCCATTGTAGCAAGAGGCAATAAAGAAGTGCCTCTTCCGGATAAAAATGCCTATTTAAAAACAGTAAAAGAGAAAGTTGAAAAACTTAAGAATGATCCAGTTGGTGGACAAGGTCTTCCGCTATATGGGACAGCAGTACTTGTAAATATTATTAATGAGCATGGCATTCATCCAAATAAAAATTTTCAAGATGGTTATTTAGACCCTGACACTATTGATAAAGTAAGTGGCGAAACACTAACTAAAGATTATTTAACTAGAAAAACGAATTGTGCATCATGTCCCATTGGATGTGGCAGAGAGGTTAAGTTAGATGATGGACGTATTGTAGGGGGACCTTAGTATGAAACAATCTGGTCTTTTGGTGCAGATTGTTATAATTTTGATTTGAATAATATTAATGAAGCTAATGAACTCTGTAATGAATATGGTTTAGATACAATTTCTGCTGGAGCAACAATAGCAGCAGCTATGGAAATGTATGAGAAGGGCTATATTAAAGATAACGATATTAAAGCAGATGGACTTTCTTTAAAGCGGGGAGATGCTCTGATGCTATTTTGCAGTGGCTACATAAAACTGGTAGAAATGAAGGTTTTGGTGCCAAGCTTGCTGAGGGCTCCTATAGTTTATGTGAATCTTTTGGGCATCCAGAATTATCTATGTCTGTAAAAAACAAGAGATTGCAGCCTATGATCCAAGGGGCTCAAAAGGAATTGTACTTAACTATGCAACTAGCAATAGAGGTGGTTGTCACATTAAAGGCTATATGATTAATGCAGAAATTTTAGGCTATCCAGTAAAAGTAGATCGCTTTACAGAAGATGAGGAAAAATTGCAACTACCATTTTATTCCAAGATTTAACTTCTTTAGTTGATGCCATGGG contains:
- a CDS encoding InlB B-repeat-containing protein; amino-acid sequence: MYEQAVNFIYKENAPLTYKVTYDGNLNTGGTLPLDNTDYLEGQLINNLDAGDIIKDGYTFKGWNTAADGSGKLWDYAVDTMPARNITLYAQWEPNEIVTVGPEVEEKILILKIRVSPN
- the lexA gene encoding transcriptional repressor LexA, producing MYRGKRYSPSVREIGTGVGLKSNNTVYFHLEKLIEAGLLEKDPFESRTLRLRRKEAVPFVMAPILGKVTAGIPIFADEEYQGEFPVPEIITKGKNVFVLTVKGDSMINAGIHNGDLVIVEKTYVANNYDIVVALIGEEANVKRLVKE
- a CDS encoding YtxH domain-containing protein; translation: MKDFFEFSKRRREQEKAANAKDFALGIGIGVLVGALAGILIAPKAGKETRQDIKETASQVATVARENVNKAVQATKSKAQEFSEEVNESAEKAKIKVAAAHKDISEGKTKSCRRY
- a CDS encoding acyl-CoA thioesterase/BAAT N-terminal domain-containing protein — its product is MKKIDDTTLIDSNCIIKIMPNKSFINEDVDITISGLKCNQKVIVRAESKDYYCINCGMLEQGKNSLWESYGVFISDDNGNIFLKSAMPIDGTYKDCNSMGLFYSMKIKNA
- a CDS encoding acyl-CoA thioester hydrolase/BAAT C-terminal domain-containing protein, whose product is MTTSPNLNLIPLKIIENSLEWLKNQDTVDNKCIGIYGRSKGGELALIAASIFLVSLV
- a CDS encoding hemolysin III family protein; its protein translation is MQPLIANIPLGGIILLATGGLFYTLGLVFYLIKSKKYFYSIWHIFVLLGSVCHILAVILYVLL
- a CDS encoding acyl-CoA thioester hydrolase/BAAT C-terminal domain-containing protein, yielding MKKDYIREMYQNMIKKFIIEGASIEVENINGSILFLSSEEGKIWPSFLHCEIATKRLSEKNLSIIINIVLIKKLDICLHYLINLLSMIKNAMDFCRNGIRHAMIVGIKQLIF